The genomic region AGCGCCTCGCCATCGAGGTGGAGGACGACGACAGCGTGCTGAGCGCCGCCGAGTTGACCTTGCAGGAGCTGGCGAGCTTCGCAGGGCTTGCGCAGGAGAACATGAACCGCGCCGCCGGCTGGCGTTTCCTCGACATCGGCCGCCGTGTCGAGCGCGCCATCAACACCACGCGCTTCACCCGTCAGTTCGCCTACGACGAGGCCGGCGACGAGGACCTCGACATCCTGCTGACGCTGGTGGATTGTCAGATCACCTACCGCTCCCGCTATCTGCTGGCGCCGATCCTCGCCCCGGTGCGCGACCTCGCGGTGCTCGATGGCTACAATCCGCGGTCGGTGGCGTTTCAGGTGACGACGCTGAACGAGCACATCGCCGCGCTGCCGAGCCTGAAGGAGCATGGCCTGATCGAGAAGCCGCAGCGTCTTGCGGTGGCGATGCAGGCGATGCTCGCGACCGCCGAGGCCGAGAAGCTCGAGGTCAAGACGCTGTTCGCGCTGGAGCAGGATCTGCTCAGCCTCGCCGAAGCGATCGGCCAGCACTACTTCCCGCATGGCCCCAATGCCGCCCGGCCGGAAAAGCTGACGGGGCTGGCGTGATCTACGACATCCGTCACGTCACCACCTACGAGTACGAAAATCCCGTCAGCTTCGCCCGCTGCACGCTGCGGCTGGAGCCCAGAAGCGGCGCCGGCCAGGAGCTGATCTCGCACGAGGTCGAGATCCATCCGCGCCCGGCCGAGCGCAACGTGCGGCGCGACTTCTTCGGCACGCTGACCGAGAGCGTGACGATCGAAGCCGCGCATCGCAATCTGCGCATCGACTCGCGCTCGCGGGTTTCGATCTCGCGCCGGCCGCCGGCGCGCGATGCGGTCAGCCCGGCCTGGGAGAGCATTCGCGACATCGCGTTCGAAGCCACCAGCCTCGGGCCGTCCTCGCCGGTCGGCTATGTCTTTGCCAGCCCCCTGGTGCCGGTGCTGCGCCCGGTCAGCGCCTATGCGGGGATGAGCTTTCCGCCCGGCGCGGGCATCCTCACCGGCGCCGTCGACCTCATGCGACGCATCCGCAGCGAATTCCGCTACGATCCGAAGGCAACCGTGATCTCGACGCCGCTCGACGAGGTGTTCGACAAGCGTCACGGCGTCTGCCAGGACTTTGCCCATGTCATGATTGCCGGGCTGCGCGGGCTCGGCCTGCCCGCGGCCTATGTCAGCGGCTATTTGCGCACCATTCCGCCGCCGGGCCAGCCGCGGCTGCAAGGTGCCGACGCCACCCATGCCTGGGTGTCGCTGTGGTGCGGGGCCGAGCTTGGCTGGATCGATCTCGATCCGACCAACGACCTCCTCATCGGCAACGATCACATCGTGCTTGCAATGGGACGCGATTTTTCCGACGTCTCGCCGGTCGACGGCATCATCGTCGGCTCGCCCAAGCAGAAGCTCGGCGTCGCCGTCGACGTGCTGCAGGTGGAGTAGCCGGCTCGCCCGGCCAATTTCCTGCGGTGCCGCGCCCTGAGCGGCAGCGGCGCTTTCCGGCTGCTTTGGGTTGTGCTGAACTGTGACGGCAACCGTGATGTTGCGCAGCGGGACGGCAAGGTATTTACGTATTTTCGTCCTCGACGTTTGGTTACCGGGCCCAAGATGGGCTATGCTCCCCGTTGCCTCGAGGACAAGAATGAGACGTCGGGAGATGGCATGGGATACCAGCGGCGGACGGGGCTGCGTCCATGATAACCTTACCGAGACTGGCGGCGGAAACTCTGGAGAAGATGCTGGGTACGTTCATGCGTCGCCGGTACGACGAACCTTCCGCCCGGGTCCTGGAGGGCTCGACGCGCACAGCGATGGAGTGTATCGGCAACAGCGACGCGCTCTACCACAACATCGAGCATACCATGCTCGTGACGCTGGCCGCTCACGCGATCCTCACGGGACGCAATCTCCATGCGCATCTTGCGGCGGAGGACTACCTTCACATCCTGATCGCCTGTCTTGCGCACGACATTGGCTATGTCCGCGGCCTGTTTCCGGAGGATGACGAAGACGGTTTCATCGTCGACGAGGCCGGGACCAAGGTGTCGCTACCGCGCGGTGCATCGGATGCCAGTTTGATGATGTATCACGTCGATCGCTCGAAACTCTTTGTGCGGCGGCGATTGCCCCCTATCCGCGGTATCGACTCCGAGCGGATCGCCCGCGCCATCGAGGGCACGCGCTTTCCCGCCCGTGAAGGGCAGGAATATGATGAGGAGGCCTCGATCCTGCGTGCGGCCGACTTCATCGGCCAGCTCGGCGACCCCAACTATCTGCGCAAGGCCAACGCGCTCTATTACGAGTTCGAGGAGGTCGGCATCAACCGCCAGCTCGGCTACGACTCGCCCGCCGATATCGTGAACCGCTACCCGCAATTCTATTGGAACAGCGTCGCACCGCACATCCAGACCGAGATCGGCTATCTCAACAAGACCGAGATCGGCCGGCAATGGATCGCCAATCTCTACAGCAACGTGTTCCGCGCCGAGCGCGACATCTCGCTGTCCGGTCCGCAGAAATAGATCAGGCTCTCGTAGCCCGGATTGCGCCGAAAGCGAAATCCGGGATTCGCGGATGCTGGCGTCCCGGATTGCGCTGCGCTCCATCCAGGCTACGTGGCCCCAACGCCGTGAGCAAATCATGCAACAAAAAACCGTCACCACGGACATCCTCGACATCGCCTATCGCGAATACGGTGCGCCGGACGGCTGGCCCTGCATCATGGGGCACGGCTTTCCCTATGACGTGAACGCCTATGCCGAGACCGCGCCGATCCTCGCCGAGGCCGGCGCACGCGTGCTCGTGCCCTGGCTGCGCGGCTACGGGCCGACGCGGTTTCGCTTCGCCGAGACGCTGCGCTCCGGCGAGCAGGCGGCGCTCGGCGCCGATCTTCTGGCCTTCATGGATGTGCTCGGGATCAAGCGCGCCATCGTCGGCGGCTATGATTGGGGCGGTCGCGCTGCCTGCGTGGTCTCGGCGCTGTATCCGGAGCGCGTGATCGGTCTCGTCTCCGGCAATTCCTACAACATCCAGAACATCGCCCGATCCATGGAGCCGGCTTCGCCGCCGGAGGAGGCGGCGTTCTGGTATCAATATCTCTTCCACAACGAACGCGGCCGCCGCGCGCTGGAGCGCAACCGCCGCGGCTTTGCGCGTCAGCTCTGGACGATGTGGTCGCCGAAATGGACCTTCGACGACGCGACGTTCGAGACGAGCGCTTTGTCGTTCGACAATCCTGACTTCGTCGACGTCGTGATCCACTCCTACCGCCACCGCTATGCCCTGGTGGCGGGCGATCCCGCCTATGCGGGAATTGAGGCAAAGCTCGCCGCGCAGCCGCCGATCCGTGTGCCGACGATTGCGATCGACGGCGACAGCGACGGCGTCAATCCCGGCACCGCCCACCATGCGCGCAAGTTCGAGGCATTTTTCGAGCGGCGGGTGTTCACCGATGCCGGTCACAACCTGCCGCAGGAGCGGCCCGCCGAATGGGCGCAGGCCGTGATCGACGTCCGGAAAGCGGCTGCGTCATAGGCAGCCCCGACTCGGCTGGGGCTCGCCAATTCGGGCGATTGACGCGTTACCTCAGCGCGGCTGACGCGCCGCATTCGATCTTGATTTGTGTCAACGTCGCCGCAGGTGAGGGCTGCTCTGCTGGCTGTCGTCCCGGCATGGTGCGTGCTAACGTGGCGCGTGCCCCCGAGCTTCGCATGCAGGAGTGGCCCATGACAAGTGCTTCAGATGCGTCCCATCATCCCAGTCTCGGCTCGGGCATCTCTGCGCTGCACGGCAAATGGGGCTGGATCGTCGCACTCGGCGTCGTTTACCTCATCGCCGGCTTCGTCGCGCTCGGCAGCATGGTGATGGCGACGGTGGCGAGCGTGATCGTGGTCGGTGCCATGATGATCGTCGCCGGCGTGACGGAGATCATCGGTGCATTCCAGATGAAGAGCTGGGGCAAGTTTCTGATCTGGGCCTTGCTCGGCGTGCTCTATGTCGTCGCCGGTTTCCTGACCTTCGCGAACCCGCTGTTCGCGGCAGTCCTGCTGACATTGTTCTTGGGCGCGTCGCTGATCGCCTCGGGCGCGGTGCGGCTGTTTCTCGCCTTCAGCATGAAGCGCGAGAGCCCTTGGGTGTGGGTGGCGCTCTCGGGCGCCGTCACGCTGCTGCTCGGCCTCTTGATCGTGGCGCGGTGGCCGGTGAACAGCGTCTATATCCTCGGCCTGTTCCTCGGTATCGATCTGATGATGGCCGGCGCCGGCTGGATCAGCTTGGGCTTCGCCTTGAAGCGGCGCGGCTAGCGCAACGCCATCAGCAACTCGACGCAAGACCCTCTTGCGGAACTCCGCTGAGCTGACGTGCTGACAGAAAGCAGCACGCCGCGTGACCGTCTTGCGCGGCGATGATCATTGGGGAGAAACCATGAAAGCCGCTTTGGCCCTGGCCGCAGCGCTGGCTGCCGCCTGCGTGTCCGCCCCTGTCTCGGCGCAAAAATCCTACGGCCCTGGGGTCAGCGACACCGAGATCAAGATTGGCAACACCATGCCCTATAGCGGCCCGGCCTCGCCGCTCAGCATCACGGGACGGGTGATCTCCGCCTATTTCGACGAGATCAACGAGAAGGGCGGCGTTGGCGGCCGCAAGCTCAACCTGATCTCGCTCGACGATGCCTTCTCGCCGCCAAAGACGATGGAAGCCGCGCGGCGCCTCGTCGAAGGCGACGGCGTCGCCTTCATCTTCGCCACCATGGGCACGGCGCCGAGCTCGGCGATCGCAAAATATCTCAACAGCAACAAGGTGCCGCAGATCTTCCTGATCAGCTCGGCCTCGAAGTGGAACGATCCCGCCAACATGCCCTGGTCGATCGCGCTGCCCTGGGCGCCGAACTACACCAGCGAGGCCGCGATCGACGTCGCTTATGCCCGCGCCAAGAACCCGAATGCGCGCTTTGCGGTGCTCTACCAGAACGACGACGCCGGCAAGGAATATCTTCGCGGCGTCAAGGAGGCGCTCGGTGCCGACGCCGACAAGGCGATCGCGATGGCCTCGAGCTTCGAGGTCACCGATCCCACCGTCGATTCCCAGGTGCTGACGCTCGCCAATACCAAGGCCGACGTCTTCTTGATCTATTCGGTGACGCCGCGCGCCTGCGCGCAGGCGATCCGCAAGGCGCACGAGGTCGGCTGGCAGCCGACGCGCTTTCTCGCCTCCGGCTGCGCCAACAAGGCCACCGTCATGGTGCCGGCCGGGCTCGAGGCCGGCAAGGGCGTGCTGTCGCTCGGCGCGCTGAAGCCGTTCGTCGAGGCACCGAAGGACGATCCGGCGATGGCGGCCTATATCGACTTCATGAAGAAGCGCCTGCCCAATGCCGACGTCAACAACGTCGCAGGCCTCTACGGCTACACCGTCGCCGAGGCGCTGGTGGTGCTGCTGAAGCAATGCAAGGACAATCTGACGCGCGACAACATCATGGCGCAGGCCGCGAACCTGAAGAACGTGCCGCTGTCGCTTCTGATGCCCGGCATCACCCTCAATACCACGCCGCAGGATTTCCGCCCGATCAAGGACGGCTACATGCTCCAGTTCGACGGCAACGACTGGGTGGTGGCCAGCGAGCTGTTGCGCGGGACGTGACAGGGCGCCGAGGAGACGGTGCACCCTCTCCCCTTGTGGGGGAGGGTGGATGCGCGAAGCGCAGCCGGGTGAGGGGTCTCTCTCCGCGAGTCCTCTCTGCATTTGAACGCGCGGAGAGATACCCCTCATCCGGCGCCATAGCCGAAGCTTTGCTTCGGCGTTCTTAGGAACGGCTGCCGAGGCAGCCTATGCCACCTTCTCCCACAAGGGGAGAAGGGAACAGGAGAACCCCATGGACTTTCAGCACTCCGCCCGTTCTTTGGAGCTCCAGGAGCGCGTTCGCCAGTTCATGCGCGCCCATGTCGAGCCGGCCGAGGAGCTCTATTACGAGCAGGTCAAGCCGGAGGCCGCGCGCTACAAGACGCCGCCTGTGCTGCAGGACCTGAAGCGGCTGGCGCGCGAGCAGGGGCTGTGGAACCTGTTCCTGTCCGGCGAGCACGGGCCGGGTCTGACCAATCTCGAATACGCGCCGGTGAAGGAGATCATGGGACGCATTCTCTGGGCGCCCGAGGTCTTCAACTGCTCCGCGCCCGATGTCGGCAACATGGAGGTGCTCGCAAACTACGGCACCAAGGCGCAGCAGGAGCGCTGGCTGACGCCGCTGCTGGAGGGGCGCATCCGCTCCGGCTTCTCGATGACGGAGCCGCAGGTCGCCTCCAGCGACGCCACCAACATCCAGTGCGAGATCAAACGCGACGGCGACGATTACGTCATCACCGGCCGCAAATGGTTTACCTCGGGCGCGATGAACGAGGATTGCGAGATCCTGATCGTGATGGGCAAGACTGCGCCGGACCATCCCGACCGCCATCGCCAGCAATCCATGATCCTGGTGCCGAAGAATACGCCCGGCGTGCGCATCGTCCGCGACATGCTCACCTATGGCTATGACGATGCGCCGGTCGGCCATCCCGAGATCGTCTACGACAATGTCCGCGTGCCTGCCGAGAACATTTTGCTCGGCGAGGGCCGCGGCTTCGAGATCGCGCAAGGCCGGCTCGGCCCCGGCCGCATTCATCACTGCATGCGCCTGATCGGCTGCGCCCAGCGTGCGCTGGAATTGATGTGCCAGCGCGCGGTCTCGCGCGTCGCCTTCGGCAAACCGCTCGCAGAGCAGGGCTCGGTGCGCGAGGACATCGCGCACTCCTTCTGCGAGATCGCGCAGGCGCGCCTGCTCACCTTGCAGGCCGCCGACAAGATGGACCGCGAAGGCAATAAGGCCGCGCGCGATCTGATCGCCGCGGCCAAGATCGTGGTGCCCAGCATGGCCGCCCGCGTCATCGACCGCGCCATCCAGATCCATGGCGCGGCCGGCGTGTCGCAGGACACGTTCCTCGCCCGCGCCTATGTCTACGCCCGCTTCATCCGCATCGGCGACGGCCCGGACCAGGTGCATCTGGCCGCGGTCGGGAAGGAGCTGATCAGGCGGGGCGGAGTGGTGGGGTAGGGGTTGGCAGGTGCCTCGCCGATCGGACGGTTACAGTGTCCCGATGCGCGTCGCGACGCTATCCGGCCCTGGCGATCCGCTCGTCCGCCGACCCCGCGCGCAGATTCTGGAAGAACGTCTCCACCTCCCGCGACAGCGTCTGCGCCGTCTCGGTCAGGCTGCTCGCTGCGGTCAGCACCGAAGCCGCCGCCGTATCGGTCTCGCCGATGGCATCGCGCAGCGAGGTGATGTTCGCCACCAGCGTCTCGTTGCCTTGGGCTGCGCTTTGCGCGTTGGAGGAGATCTCGCGCGTGGCCTGGTCCTGCTGGCCGATCGCGCCGGCAATCGCTGACGTGACCTCGTTGATCTCGCGCACCGCCCCGCCGATCTCGCGCACGGCGTCGACCGCGTTGCGGGTCGAGGCCTGGATCATCGCGACGTTCTCGCTGATTTCGGCGGTGGCCTTGGCGGTCTGGCCCGCGAGCGCCTTCACCTCGTGGGCGACCACGGCGAAGCCGCGACCGGCATCGCCAGCGCGCGCCGCCTCGATGGTGGCGTTCAGCGCGAGCAGGTTGGTCTGCTCGGCGATCGCCTGGATCAGGCTGAGCACGCCGTCGATGCGTTGCGTGGCCGCAGCGAGGCTCTCGATCTCGGAGATCGACTTCTCGGTGCGCTGGCCGGTCTGCTCGACCGCGCCGGCGCTCTGCCGCACCTGGCGGCCGATCTCCACCACCGAGGCCGACAGCTCCTCGGCCGCGCCCGCGACCGCGGTGACGTTGTGCGAGGCCTGCTCGGTCGCGTTCGCCGCGGTGCCGGCGCGGCTGCTCGCATCCGCAGTGACCCGCGTGATGGTCTGCGCGGTCTCGCGCATGACGGAGGCGTTGTCGCTGAGGCCGCGCATGACCGCGCCGATCGCCTCGCGAAATTGCTCGACGGACCGCTCGATGTGACGGGCGCGCTCCTCGCGCGCGGCGGCGTCTTGCGACACTTGCGAGGCGAGGTTGCGGTTGCGGCCCATGGCGTCCTGGAACACCTGGATGGCGCGGGCGAGCGCGCCGATCTCGTCGGCGCGGCCGGAGTGCGGCACCACGACATTTTCGGCGCCGTCGGCGACCTGCTTGATGGTGGCGGTGATCGCGGCGAGCGGCCGGGCGATCGAGCGGGCAATGATGACGATGCCGACGACGACGAGGGCCAGCGCCACGCCGCCGAGGCAGGTGAGGATGAACGAAAATGTGCGGTTGGTCTCGGTCTGCTGCGCGATCTGCCTGGCGCGCTCGGCATAGACCTTGGATAGCGCCTCGAGGTCCTTGTTCAGCGCCGAGCGCACGCTGCGATTGGCGTCGTTGTCGCCCCATTCGCGGCCCGCGGCCGCATTGATCTCGACGCCGCGGCGCACCAGCTCCTTGCGGAACTCGACGAACTGCTCGATGCGCTTCTTGAATGTGGCGAACTGCTCGGCGTCGTCGGCCTTGACGATGGTCTCCCAGCGCTTCACGACGTCGAGGATCTGGGCGTTGAACTTGAGCAGGCCGTCGCCGTATTTCTTCACCACGGCCGGCTCCGTCGACATGTAGACGCCGCGCGATTCCATCACCACCGCATAGACCAGCGAGTTGACGCGCTCGACGTTCAGCGCGGCCGCGTTGGCGGTCTCGATCGCGCTGGTCAGGTCGGCGCTGCGGCGGCTGTTGTAGTCCGACAGTATGGCGATCGCCGCCGTGAGCAGCGCAAACAGCGCGAAGATCGCATAGAGCTTGCCGGCAAGCGTGAAGCGGCCTGCCAGCCTGGCGGCATTCCCAGATCGGTCGGATATCATGGTGTTCAGGGGCCCGGATTGGCCTGGAGCGGCCGGTGAGCGGGGTTGGGTAGAATTGATGCAAAACTATGCAGAACGAAGATGGATGCCGCGTTAACGCGCGCCCTGGCCGTCTCCGTCCTTGGTCGAAGGAAAGGCAAGCCATTTCAGCGTCTTGATACGAGGATGTAGTTTCGGGATAGTCCTGGAGTCGGCCGCTGGCCGAGCAACCCCGGAGAGACCCTTGGTCTACCGCCACAGCATCGACGCCACGACCTACCGCTTCCCTGACCTGCGCGACCTGCTCGCCAAGGCGACACCCCCGCGCTCCGGCGACCGGCTGGCCGGAATCGCCGCTGCCAGCTCCGAGCAGATGATCGCAGCACGGATGGCGCTCGCCGACGTGCCGCTCGGCCAGTTCCTGCAGGAAGCCGTCATTCCCTACGAGATCGACGAGGTCACCCGCCTCGTCATCGACAGCCATGACGCCAAGGCTTTCGCGCCGGTGGCATCGCTCACGGTCGGCGCCTTCCGCGACTGGCTGCTGTCGGACGCCGCGACGCCCGAGGTCCTGCGCAAGCTGGCCGGCGGCATCACGCCGGAGATGGCGGCCGCGGTGTCGAAGCTGATGCGCAACCAGGATCTGATCCTGGCGGCACGGAAATGCGCGGTCACCACCGCCTTTCGCAACACCATCGGCCTGAAGGGGCGGATGAGCACACGCCTCCAGCCGAACCACCCCTTCGACGACGCCAAGGGCATCACGGCCTCGATCCTCGACGGCATCCTGCTGGGGTCGGGCGATGCCTGCATCGGCATCAATCCCGCCAGCGACGATCCCGCCGTCATTGCGCAATTGCTGCGGCTGCTCGACGAGATCATCGCGCGCCTGCAGATCCCGACGCAAGGCTGCGTCCTGAGCCATGTCACGACGACGCTGTCGCTGATCGGGCAGGGTGTGCCGGTCGACCTCGTCTTCCAGTCGGTCGCGGGCACCGAGGCCGCCAACCGCAGCTTCGGAATCGACCTCGCGCTGCTGAAGGAGGCGCAACAGGCCGGGCTGTCGCAGGGGCGCGGCACGGTCGGGCGCAACGTGATGTATTTCGAGACCGGCCAGGGCTCGGCGCTGTCGGCGGGCGCCCATTACGGCGTCGACCAACAGACCTGCGAGGCGCGCGCCTATGCCGTCGCCCGCGTCTTCGCCCCGCTGCTGGTCAACAGCGTGGTCGGCTTCATCGGCCCCGAATATCTCTATGACGGCAAGGAAATCATCCGCGCCGGCCTGGAGGATCATTTCTGCGGCAAGCTGCTCGGCCTGCCGCTCGGGGTCGACATCTGCTACACCAACCATGCCGAGGCAGACCAGGACGACATGGACAATCTCCTGACGCTGCTCGCCGCCGCCGGCGTCACCTTCATCATGGGCGTTCCCGGTGCCGACGACGTCATGCTGAACTACCAGTCGACGTCTTTTCACGACGCGCTCTATGTCCGCGACGTCTTCGGTTTGCGCCGCGCGCCGGAATTCGACGACTGGCTGGCGCGCTCGGGCATTTCGGGCGCCGATTTCCGTCTGGCCGGCGATCCAGCCCTGCTGCCGGATTTTGCCGCGCGGCTGATCGCCTGACGCGGAGGGGGCAAGTCGCCCAGGAAACCATCGGTGCGTCTCGGGATTATGCTCTCGCCACAATATTGAGAAATTCCAGCCGCAGCATTACGCTATGTGTCGGGCTGGCGATTTCCGCAACCAGGTCGTGGCGGGGGAGCTTTGATGCGAGCTGAAAGCAACGGAACGTCCCGGCGGATTCTCTGCGTGTTTCCGCGCTATACCTCGTCCTTCGGCACGTTCGAGCATTCCTATCCCCTGACCGATGGCGTCCGCGCCTTCATGCCGCCGCAGGGGCTGTTGCTGATCTCCGCCTACCTTCCGAAAGAATGGCAGGTCAAATTCGTCGACGAGAATCTGCGCCGGACGACGAGGGAGGAGTTCGAATGGGCGGAAGCCGTCTTCGTCAGCGGCATGCACATCCAGCGCCAGCAGATGAACGACATCTGCCGCCGCGCCCATGAGTTCGATCTGCCGGTCGCGCTCGGCGGGCCGTCCGTCAGCGCCTGCCCCGACTATTATCCGTCCTTCGATTATCTCCATGTCGGCGAGCTCGGCGACGCCACCAACCAGTTGATCGAGATCCTGTCGCGCGACACCTCGCGTCCAGAGCAGCAGGTCGTGCTCACGACCGAGGATCGCGTGCCGATGACGGAGTTTCCGATCCCGGCCTACGAGCTCGCGGACGTGAAGAAGTACTTCCTCGGCAGCATCCAATATTCGAGCGGCTGTCCCTATCAGTGCGAGTTCTGCGACATCCCCGGCCTTTATGGCCGCAATCCGCGCATCAAGACGCCGCAGCAGATCATCGCCGAGCTCGACCGCCTGCGCGAATGCGGCATGACCGACACGGTCTATTTCGTCGACGACAATTTCATCGGTAACCGCAAGGCGGCGATGGACCTGCTGCCGCATCTGATCGAGTGGCAGAAGCGGACCGGCTATGTGGTGCGGCTCGCCTGCGAGGCCACGCTCAACATCGCCAAGCGGCCCGAGATCCTCGAGAAGATGCGCGAGGCCTATTTCATCACCATCTTCTGCGGCATCGAGACGCCCGATCCGGACGCGCTGAAGGCGATGCACAAGGACCACAACATGATGGTCCCGATCCTGGAGGGCGTGCGCACCATCAACTCCTACGGCATGGAGGTGGTCTCGGGCATCATC from Bradyrhizobium sp. CB1015 harbors:
- a CDS encoding transglutaminase family protein, which produces MIYDIRHVTTYEYENPVSFARCTLRLEPRSGAGQELISHEVEIHPRPAERNVRRDFFGTLTESVTIEAAHRNLRIDSRSRVSISRRPPARDAVSPAWESIRDIAFEATSLGPSSPVGYVFASPLVPVLRPVSAYAGMSFPPGAGILTGAVDLMRRIRSEFRYDPKATVISTPLDEVFDKRHGVCQDFAHVMIAGLRGLGLPAAYVSGYLRTIPPPGQPRLQGADATHAWVSLWCGAELGWIDLDPTNDLLIGNDHIVLAMGRDFSDVSPVDGIIVGSPKQKLGVAVDVLQVE
- a CDS encoding 3',5'-cyclic nucleotide phosphodiesterase, which gives rise to MITLPRLAAETLEKMLGTFMRRRYDEPSARVLEGSTRTAMECIGNSDALYHNIEHTMLVTLAAHAILTGRNLHAHLAAEDYLHILIACLAHDIGYVRGLFPEDDEDGFIVDEAGTKVSLPRGASDASLMMYHVDRSKLFVRRRLPPIRGIDSERIARAIEGTRFPAREGQEYDEEASILRAADFIGQLGDPNYLRKANALYYEFEEVGINRQLGYDSPADIVNRYPQFYWNSVAPHIQTEIGYLNKTEIGRQWIANLYSNVFRAERDISLSGPQK
- a CDS encoding alpha/beta fold hydrolase: MQQKTVTTDILDIAYREYGAPDGWPCIMGHGFPYDVNAYAETAPILAEAGARVLVPWLRGYGPTRFRFAETLRSGEQAALGADLLAFMDVLGIKRAIVGGYDWGGRAACVVSALYPERVIGLVSGNSYNIQNIARSMEPASPPEEAAFWYQYLFHNERGRRALERNRRGFARQLWTMWSPKWTFDDATFETSALSFDNPDFVDVVIHSYRHRYALVAGDPAYAGIEAKLAAQPPIRVPTIAIDGDSDGVNPGTAHHARKFEAFFERRVFTDAGHNLPQERPAEWAQAVIDVRKAAAS
- a CDS encoding HdeD family acid-resistance protein, whose product is MTSASDASHHPSLGSGISALHGKWGWIVALGVVYLIAGFVALGSMVMATVASVIVVGAMMIVAGVTEIIGAFQMKSWGKFLIWALLGVLYVVAGFLTFANPLFAAVLLTLFLGASLIASGAVRLFLAFSMKRESPWVWVALSGAVTLLLGLLIVARWPVNSVYILGLFLGIDLMMAGAGWISLGFALKRRG
- a CDS encoding ABC transporter substrate-binding protein, which translates into the protein MKAALALAAALAAACVSAPVSAQKSYGPGVSDTEIKIGNTMPYSGPASPLSITGRVISAYFDEINEKGGVGGRKLNLISLDDAFSPPKTMEAARRLVEGDGVAFIFATMGTAPSSAIAKYLNSNKVPQIFLISSASKWNDPANMPWSIALPWAPNYTSEAAIDVAYARAKNPNARFAVLYQNDDAGKEYLRGVKEALGADADKAIAMASSFEVTDPTVDSQVLTLANTKADVFLIYSVTPRACAQAIRKAHEVGWQPTRFLASGCANKATVMVPAGLEAGKGVLSLGALKPFVEAPKDDPAMAAYIDFMKKRLPNADVNNVAGLYGYTVAEALVVLLKQCKDNLTRDNIMAQAANLKNVPLSLLMPGITLNTTPQDFRPIKDGYMLQFDGNDWVVASELLRGT
- a CDS encoding acyl-CoA dehydrogenase family protein, whose protein sequence is MDFQHSARSLELQERVRQFMRAHVEPAEELYYEQVKPEAARYKTPPVLQDLKRLAREQGLWNLFLSGEHGPGLTNLEYAPVKEIMGRILWAPEVFNCSAPDVGNMEVLANYGTKAQQERWLTPLLEGRIRSGFSMTEPQVASSDATNIQCEIKRDGDDYVITGRKWFTSGAMNEDCEILIVMGKTAPDHPDRHRQQSMILVPKNTPGVRIVRDMLTYGYDDAPVGHPEIVYDNVRVPAENILLGEGRGFEIAQGRLGPGRIHHCMRLIGCAQRALELMCQRAVSRVAFGKPLAEQGSVREDIAHSFCEIAQARLLTLQAADKMDREGNKAARDLIAAAKIVVPSMAARVIDRAIQIHGAAGVSQDTFLARAYVYARFIRIGDGPDQVHLAAVGKELIRRGGVVG
- a CDS encoding methyl-accepting chemotaxis protein translates to MISDRSGNAARLAGRFTLAGKLYAIFALFALLTAAIAILSDYNSRRSADLTSAIETANAAALNVERVNSLVYAVVMESRGVYMSTEPAVVKKYGDGLLKFNAQILDVVKRWETIVKADDAEQFATFKKRIEQFVEFRKELVRRGVEINAAAGREWGDNDANRSVRSALNKDLEALSKVYAERARQIAQQTETNRTFSFILTCLGGVALALVVVGIVIIARSIARPLAAITATIKQVADGAENVVVPHSGRADEIGALARAIQVFQDAMGRNRNLASQVSQDAAAREERARHIERSVEQFREAIGAVMRGLSDNASVMRETAQTITRVTADASSRAGTAANATEQASHNVTAVAGAAEELSASVVEIGRQVRQSAGAVEQTGQRTEKSISEIESLAAATQRIDGVLSLIQAIAEQTNLLALNATIEAARAGDAGRGFAVVAHEVKALAGQTAKATAEISENVAMIQASTRNAVDAVREIGGAVREINEVTSAIAGAIGQQDQATREISSNAQSAAQGNETLVANITSLRDAIGETDTAAASVLTAASSLTETAQTLSREVETFFQNLRAGSADERIARAG
- a CDS encoding ethanolamine ammonia-lyase subunit EutB — encoded protein: MVYRHSIDATTYRFPDLRDLLAKATPPRSGDRLAGIAAASSEQMIAARMALADVPLGQFLQEAVIPYEIDEVTRLVIDSHDAKAFAPVASLTVGAFRDWLLSDAATPEVLRKLAGGITPEMAAAVSKLMRNQDLILAARKCAVTTAFRNTIGLKGRMSTRLQPNHPFDDAKGITASILDGILLGSGDACIGINPASDDPAVIAQLLRLLDEIIARLQIPTQGCVLSHVTTTLSLIGQGVPVDLVFQSVAGTEAANRSFGIDLALLKEAQQAGLSQGRGTVGRNVMYFETGQGSALSAGAHYGVDQQTCEARAYAVARVFAPLLVNSVVGFIGPEYLYDGKEIIRAGLEDHFCGKLLGLPLGVDICYTNHAEADQDDMDNLLTLLAAAGVTFIMGVPGADDVMLNYQSTSFHDALYVRDVFGLRRAPEFDDWLARSGISGADFRLAGDPALLPDFAARLIA
- a CDS encoding B12-binding domain-containing radical SAM protein; amino-acid sequence: MRAESNGTSRRILCVFPRYTSSFGTFEHSYPLTDGVRAFMPPQGLLLISAYLPKEWQVKFVDENLRRTTREEFEWAEAVFVSGMHIQRQQMNDICRRAHEFDLPVALGGPSVSACPDYYPSFDYLHVGELGDATNQLIEILSRDTSRPEQQVVLTTEDRVPMTEFPIPAYELADVKKYFLGSIQYSSGCPYQCEFCDIPGLYGRNPRIKTPQQIIAELDRLRECGMTDTVYFVDDNFIGNRKAAMDLLPHLIEWQKRTGYVVRLACEATLNIAKRPEILEKMREAYFITIFCGIETPDPDALKAMHKDHNMMVPILEGVRTINSYGMEVVSGIIMGLDTDKPNTSEALLAFVEESRIPLLTINLLQALPKTPLWDRLEREGRLVHDEGRDSNVDFLLPYDEVVASWKHAMAVAYAPDKVYARYQHQCDHVYVNRLKMPVPDEMKTWPNIRRGLIMLRNLFWKVGVLGDYKRVFWKFALGRIRRGDLEGLIGCATIAHHLITFARAASSGKQNASNYSIRLREAAVPAE